The window GAAACTATTAATTCGGAGGAGGAGAGCGTATCTAATAGAATTCGACAAGTTTCCCCATCTCAGGGTCCAACACTGCCCATTTTgcagaaaattatcaatttaagtgATAAAATTCAGGTACTTATTTTGAACTTTGGTGGTGTTGGGTATCGTATGATGACTTGAAAAGACTTGGTTTTAGTTGTAGAATTCGggcaattttaaatttcattgttttagcTAGTAAATTAGGTTTTTGCATTATTATGTTGATGGGGGTATTGATTTGttatctttctttgaatttaattgttGTTGTTTCAGAATTTGAAGAAAGAACACTCAAATCTCTCTAATCAAGTAAAGACTGCCAAGGATTCCTTTCTTGGCCCCAATATTTTAGACACCCTTCAAAAACTCGGTGAGTATCCAATAGTGaaactaatttatttcttcttttcattttttatttttttagaggggTTTGGTTTTGATAGTTTACTAGTTGAAATATTGGTCAGGTAATGAATATGAACTTCTTAAAAAGAAGTATCTACAAGAGTTGTCTGAGAGGAAGAGGCTTTACAATGAGGTGATCAAGCTTAAAAGGAATATTAGGGTCTTCTGTAGATGCAGACCACTAAATCAAGTCGAAATAACAAATGGTTCGAAGTATGTAGTTGAATTTGACTCTTCCCAAGATAATGAGTTGCAGATCACTTCCTCTGATTCTTCCAAAAAGCAATTTAAGTTTGACCATGTTTTTGGGCCTGAGGATAATCAAGGTGATCTGatgttttatttatgtattgcTACTGCAGACATCCTGTTAAAGATTATATGTGCAATTGAAGCTTTTAATCCTATGTCTGTATGATATGCAGAGGCTGTTTTTGTACAAACTAAACCAATAGTCGCTTCAGTTTTGGATGGCTACAATGTCTGCATATTCGCCTATGGACAAACTGGAACTGGAAAGACATTTACTATGGAGGGCAGCCCAGAAAATAGGGGAGTGAACTACAGAACATTGGATGAGTTGTTCTCAAGAGAGAAGTGGCATTATGAGATATGGTCCTTTTTGTTAGTATGATGGAGGTTTACAATGAGAAGATAAGGGACCTCTTGATTGATAGTTCCAACCAACCGCCTTAAAAGTTAGTTTCCTCTTTTATTGCTACTGTATTGATCTGATAATCAAAATATAGTCATTTATGTCAAATTTTTTGGTTgcaaaaattttatattaataattttctgTAGCActgatttatatcattttgcTACTTGGTGAGGGAAATTAACTATTGGTTAGTACAAACATCATGCGTGTGGCTATTTGACAAGAAAAGTGGATCGTGGAAGTTCTGTATCAGCCCAATTTTCATTTGAGCACTCGATagcaaatgataataaataccTTGCTCCTCTCTAGTGTAGATAAGCATGACATCTaattgggtttagggtttaaaagattatgtAAAGACTCCTATTTGAAAGCCCACTGGTATGAAAGATTTATAGTCTAACGTTAAGAAATTGAGTTACATGAATGAAGTTCGatgaaattttagttttcttacaTGCATGAAGGTTGGAGATAAAACAAACTGCTGAAGGAACACAAGAAGTCCCAGGACTTGTTGAAACTCGGGTGACTGGCACGGAGGATGTGTGGGATTTACTCAAGTCTGGAAGTCGGGCCAGGTCTGTTGGATCAACCAGCGCTAATGAGCTTAGCAGCCGTTCTCATGGGTAAAAATGAACTctgctttcttttcttggtttattCTTTCTAAGAATATACTTTATGGTATATCACATTTAATAGCAACTAAATAGTTTTTTGGATCCGTGAATCCAAACTATTCAAGGAATATACTGATTAATTAAAGTGGTAGTATTAATGACCACAACATTGTTGGTCTATAGTTTTTTGCGAGTAACAGTGAAAGGGGAGAATTTAATTGATGGACAAAAGACAAGGAGTCACCTATGGACGGTCGATTTGGCTGGAAGTGAACGTGTGGGAAAGGTTGATGTTGATGGTGAAAGATGGAAGGAATCgcaattcattaataaatctcTTTCAGCACTTGGTGATGTTATATCTGCCCTCGCATCTAGAACTGGCCACATTCCTTACAGGTCTTTCTCTCACACAGTCACTCTTGTAACATGCTATCCAATTATCATATTaatgaagatatttgttttcttcCGATTAGGAACTCAAAGCTAACCCATATGCTACAGAGCTCTCTCGGTGAGTATTaagtttactattttttatggttACCAGTCATTCTTATTGTCTTGTTTGTCAGTAAATGATGCTAAGTGAAACATGAATGCAGGAGGAGATTGTATGTAAGACCTTGATGTTTGTCCAAATAAGTCCAAGTGTTACTGACCTTGGAGAGACTCTTTGCTCACTAAATTTTGCGAGTCGAGTGCGAGGAATTGAAAGTGGTCCTGCCCGCAAACAGGCTGATCTCACTGAACTTGTCAAATACAAGCAAATGGGGTAAATACATACTGCTCGTATTTGATGAAATTTCGTTTGTCTCGGTTTCTTTTATCttgattcatattttctttcttttttctttccttttttgattACAAATAATCAAGTTGAAAAGTTAAAGCATGACGAGAAGGGAACAAAGAAGTTGCAGGATAGCTTGCAATCATTGCAATTGAGGCTTGCTGCTAGAGAACATATCTGCAGATCTCTCCAAGAAAAGGTAATTATGATGGCTTGAGCTCCATTtaatggttttatttatttatttattattactatgaAACATGTGGAAAATTTATTGGAGctgttttttcgtttttcttttgCGTTTATTGTCCCTTAAGTGGCATTTTTAAGTCATTTTGTAGACTAACAAATAACTTTTCTTACAATAGGTTCGAGAGCTTGAGAATCAGTTAGGTGAGGAAAGAAAAACTAGACTAAAGTAGGAATCAAGAGCCTTTGCCGCTGCCGCTTCTCAGTCTACGAAACAagtagaagagaagagaagagaaaagtaGATAAGAAGCCACCTCTGTGTCCTTCAAAGTTGAGGATGCTTTTGAGAAAAATCACCAATTTCATGCCTCCACCATCTCCTCTACAAAAACAGAAAACTGGTTCTGTTTTATCTTCAatgcatgaaaaagaaaacaatccaaGGACCACAGTTGTGGTTTACTTCTTATGTCTTACCATTAACTTGTTCTTGCATTGATTCTGCAGTGTCTTGGAGGTGCCTTATGATTGTTCAGCTGAGGCAGACTTGCTGCATTCACTTATCGTTAAAGCTAGGTTCGAGAACAATCGATTCCAGAAGCCAAGAAAGCAACCAGAGACTTCAAGCATACATGTTGATTGGTTTTGATATTGAAACACCCAGTACATTCGTATTGACATTTTCACTTTCAGATTTTGTGTTCTGCTCAGGACTCAAAACTCAGCACTAAATATGTGAGATTTTCTGATATCATTCAATTGTACATCTCAACTCCTTGAATGATGTGTCCCCTACTTCCTTGAGTGACATGAAGGATTGTATTCCTTCATGATAATTTTGTATATGTATCTCACATTCTCACTCTCTTCGGTGCAGGAA is drawn from Populus nigra chromosome 5, ddPopNigr1.1, whole genome shotgun sequence and contains these coding sequences:
- the LOC133695309 gene encoding kinesin-like protein KIN-14S, which encodes NGQTCDIGETINSEEESVSNRIRQVSPSQGPTLPILQKIINLSDKIQNLKKEHSNLSNQVKTAKDSFLGPNILDTLQKLGNEYELLKKKYLQELSERKRLYNEVIKLKRNIRVFCRCRPLNQVEITNGSKYVVEFDSSQDNELQITSSDSSKKQFKFDHVFGPEDNQEAVFVQTKPIVASVLDGYNVCIFAYGQTGTGKTFTMEGSPENRGVNYRTLDELFSREKWHYEIWSFLLV